The following proteins are co-located in the Burkholderia sp. HI2500 genome:
- a CDS encoding CopD family protein yields MKFDSLWIGQVALAALMDAAFAMAVGSALLKAWLGKDGARPVVAPSHSAWLRAQHSLVAAALALVLADLGWLVYEAATMSGAGLGGAFAAIPVMLMQTHTGFAWSVAFAGAVVLAIVALAKPEGPAAHAVLWLAVIVVAAGKASLGHAADTGALSAAVGVQTLHLLATAVWGGLVLAGGLAVLPALGSSVARGALIRIGQHLSRTSIIAVVFVLGTGALNAIRGLGGSLAPLDGSTWGRVLLLKLLLVALALVLGGLNRFAALPRLRRTASTEDAHTFRNILHLEALTMIGVFVAAAVLSFSVPGFAALG; encoded by the coding sequence ATGAAGTTCGACAGCTTGTGGATCGGTCAGGTCGCGCTCGCGGCACTGATGGACGCGGCGTTCGCGATGGCGGTCGGCTCGGCGCTGCTCAAGGCATGGCTCGGCAAGGACGGTGCGCGTCCGGTCGTCGCGCCGTCGCACTCCGCGTGGCTGCGCGCGCAACATTCGCTGGTCGCGGCGGCGCTGGCGCTGGTGCTCGCGGATCTCGGCTGGCTCGTCTACGAGGCCGCGACGATGAGCGGGGCGGGGCTCGGCGGCGCGTTCGCCGCGATTCCCGTGATGCTGATGCAGACGCATACGGGCTTCGCGTGGAGCGTCGCGTTCGCCGGCGCCGTGGTGCTCGCGATCGTCGCGCTGGCGAAGCCGGAGGGCCCGGCCGCGCACGCGGTGCTGTGGCTCGCGGTGATCGTGGTCGCGGCCGGCAAGGCGTCGCTCGGCCATGCGGCCGATACGGGTGCGCTGTCCGCGGCGGTCGGCGTGCAGACGCTGCACCTGCTCGCGACGGCCGTGTGGGGTGGCCTCGTGCTCGCGGGCGGGCTCGCGGTGCTGCCGGCGCTCGGGTCGTCGGTCGCGCGCGGCGCGCTGATCCGCATCGGCCAGCATCTGTCGCGCACGTCGATCATCGCGGTCGTCTTCGTGCTCGGCACTGGCGCGCTCAATGCGATCCGCGGGCTCGGCGGTTCGCTCGCACCGCTCGACGGCAGCACGTGGGGGCGCGTGTTGCTGCTGAAGCTGCTGCTCGTCGCGCTCGCGCTCGTGCTCGGCGGCCTGAACCGCTTCGCGGCGCTGCCGCGCCTGCGCCGCACCGCGTCGACCGAGGATGCGCACACGTTCCGCAACATCCTGCATCTCGAGGCGCTGACGATGATCGGCGTGTTCGTCGCAGCCGCCGTGCTGTCGTTCAGCGTGCCGGGGTTCGCGGCACTCGGCTGA
- a CDS encoding c-type cytochrome → MESRVSSRRLFRPLLAVLMFGSAGLMSAAQAQTKPTEQAHAQQAPLKAPDTMAERVRGCTACHGVHGQGTDNDYFPRLAGKPAEYLYNQLVNFRDGRRKYPPMNYLLTYLNDDYLREMAEHFSAERPPYPAPAKPTLPAATLARGKQLVTQGDPSRKLPACVACHGATLTGMQPAIPGLVGLHADYLSAQIGAWRSGNRHAKAPDCMHEVASKLSDEDVTAVTAWLAAQPAPANPVPAPARSMKTPLACGSEPQ, encoded by the coding sequence ATGGAGTCTCGTGTGTCTTCAAGACGCCTCTTCCGTCCGCTGCTCGCCGTACTGATGTTCGGCAGCGCGGGCCTTATGAGCGCTGCCCAAGCGCAGACCAAGCCCACGGAGCAAGCGCACGCCCAGCAGGCGCCGCTCAAGGCACCCGATACCATGGCCGAGCGTGTGCGCGGCTGTACGGCCTGCCATGGCGTCCATGGCCAGGGCACGGACAACGACTACTTCCCGCGTCTTGCCGGCAAGCCGGCCGAGTACCTGTACAACCAGCTCGTCAACTTCCGTGACGGCCGGCGCAAGTACCCGCCGATGAACTACCTGCTGACGTACCTGAACGACGACTACCTGCGTGAAATGGCCGAGCACTTCTCGGCCGAACGCCCGCCGTACCCGGCGCCGGCGAAGCCGACGCTGCCGGCCGCGACGCTCGCGCGCGGCAAGCAGCTCGTCACGCAAGGCGACCCGTCCCGCAAGCTGCCGGCCTGCGTGGCCTGCCACGGCGCGACGCTGACCGGCATGCAGCCGGCGATCCCGGGCCTGGTCGGCCTGCACGCCGACTACCTGAGCGCGCAGATCGGTGCATGGCGTTCGGGCAACCGTCACGCGAAGGCGCCTGACTGCATGCATGAAGTCGCGTCGAAGCTTTCCGACGAAGACGTGACGGCCGTGACCGCATGGCTTGCCGCGCAACCGGCGCCCGCCAACCCCGTGCCGGCTCCGGCGCGTTCGATGAAGACTCCGCTCGCCTGCGGCAGCGAACCGCAATAA
- a CDS encoding c-type cytochrome, which produces MKRKSLFALSAVAIVAAAALVPVLWPGNDTLHGASAVAATPADQAALIKKGEYLARVGDCIACHTVRGGKSFAGGLPMATPFGTMYTPNITPDDKDGIGKWTSDDFYRAMHTGRSKDGSLLYPGFPFASYTKVTRADSDAIYAYLRSVAPVSVPSRPHELKFPFNNRNLLIGWRTLFFKEGEYKPDPTKSVEWNRGAYLVEGLGHCSMCHTSINMMGGPVTGSAFAGGLIPLQNWYAPSLTNDKELGLGDWHVQELSDLLQAGVSQKGAVFGPMADVVHNSLQYMTDEDTRAMSTYLKSIPQKAEAPKNMQYEPSKQFGNALFDQGKKIYADNCATCHAENGAGKPPAYPPLAGNHSIMMESAVNPIRMVLNGGYPPSTFKNPRPYGMPPFAQSLSNQEVAAVVTYIRVSWGNNGTPISPQQVSDLRSAPLD; this is translated from the coding sequence ATGAAACGCAAGTCCCTGTTTGCACTCTCGGCCGTCGCGATCGTCGCGGCTGCCGCTCTCGTGCCGGTCCTGTGGCCGGGCAACGACACGCTGCACGGCGCTTCCGCCGTCGCGGCCACGCCGGCCGACCAGGCCGCGCTGATCAAGAAGGGCGAATACCTCGCGCGCGTCGGCGACTGTATCGCGTGCCACACCGTGCGCGGCGGCAAGTCGTTCGCGGGCGGCCTGCCGATGGCGACGCCGTTCGGCACGATGTACACGCCGAACATCACGCCGGACGACAAGGATGGCATCGGCAAGTGGACGTCGGACGACTTCTACCGCGCGATGCACACCGGTCGTTCGAAGGACGGCAGCCTGCTCTACCCGGGCTTCCCGTTCGCGAGCTACACGAAGGTCACGCGTGCGGATTCGGACGCGATCTACGCGTACCTGCGCTCGGTCGCGCCGGTGTCGGTGCCGAGCCGTCCGCATGAACTGAAGTTCCCGTTCAACAACCGCAACCTGCTGATCGGCTGGCGCACGCTGTTCTTCAAGGAAGGCGAATACAAGCCGGATCCGACCAAGTCGGTCGAATGGAACCGCGGCGCGTACCTCGTCGAAGGCCTCGGCCACTGCTCGATGTGCCACACGTCGATCAACATGATGGGCGGCCCGGTGACGGGCTCGGCGTTTGCCGGCGGCCTGATCCCGCTGCAGAACTGGTATGCGCCGTCGCTGACGAACGACAAGGAACTCGGCCTCGGCGACTGGCACGTGCAGGAGCTGTCCGACCTGCTGCAGGCCGGCGTGTCGCAGAAGGGCGCGGTGTTCGGCCCGATGGCGGACGTGGTCCACAACAGCCTGCAGTACATGACCGACGAAGATACGCGCGCAATGTCGACGTACCTGAAGTCGATCCCGCAGAAGGCTGAAGCGCCGAAGAACATGCAGTACGAGCCGTCGAAGCAGTTCGGCAACGCGCTGTTCGACCAGGGCAAGAAGATCTACGCGGACAACTGCGCGACCTGCCACGCCGAAAACGGCGCGGGCAAGCCGCCGGCGTATCCGCCGCTCGCGGGCAACCACTCGATCATGATGGAATCGGCCGTCAACCCGATCCGCATGGTGCTGAACGGTGGCTATCCGCCGAGCACGTTCAAGAATCCGCGTCCGTACGGGATGCCGCCGTTCGCGCAGTCGCTGTCGAACCAGGAAGTTGCGGCGGTCGTCACGTATATCCGGGTATCGTGGGGCAACAACGGTACGCCGATCTCGCCGCAACAGGTGAGCGACCTGCGTTCCGCGCCGCTCGACTAA
- a CDS encoding DEAD/DEAH box helicase, with amino-acid sequence MSFESLGLAEPLVKAVNELGYTSPTPIQQQAIPAVLGGGDLLAGAQTGTGKTAGFTLPILQRLHTFYAEHRGAKRAVRALILTPTRELAAQVEESVRAYSKYLKLRSTVMFGGVSINPQIDALKRGVDIVVATPGRLLDHMQQKTIDLSDLDILVLDEADRMLDMGFIHDIKRVLAKLPPQRQNLLFSATFSDEIKALADSLLDSPALIEVARRNTTAESVAQKIHPVDRDRKRELLTHLIREHNWFQVLVFTRTKHGANRLAEQLTKDGISAMAIHGNKSQSARTRALAEFKNSTLQVLVATDIAARGIDIDQLPHVVNFDLPNVPEDYVHRIGRTGRAGATGEAVSLVCVDEKQLLRDIERLIKREIPQEVIAGFEPDPNAKPEPIQQRRGQQQPRGGGGGGGNRQPRAGGSGQPAAKRDGNAQPKATQQKAAKPRTQGQGGAGGNGGRPAGGGNSARPANGNAAHANRNRSSRSGQRGH; translated from the coding sequence ATGTCTTTCGAATCTCTCGGCTTGGCCGAACCGCTGGTCAAGGCGGTCAACGAGCTCGGCTACACGTCGCCGACCCCGATCCAGCAACAGGCGATCCCGGCCGTCCTCGGCGGCGGCGACCTGCTCGCCGGCGCGCAAACGGGCACCGGCAAGACCGCCGGCTTCACGCTGCCGATCCTGCAACGCCTGCATACGTTCTATGCGGAACATCGCGGCGCGAAGCGCGCAGTGCGCGCGCTGATCCTCACGCCGACGCGCGAACTCGCCGCCCAGGTCGAGGAAAGCGTCCGTGCGTACAGCAAGTACCTGAAGCTGCGCTCGACCGTGATGTTCGGCGGCGTCAGCATCAATCCGCAGATAGATGCGCTCAAGCGCGGCGTCGACATCGTCGTCGCGACGCCGGGCCGCCTGCTCGATCACATGCAGCAGAAGACGATCGACCTGTCGGACCTCGACATCCTCGTGCTCGACGAAGCCGACCGGATGCTCGACATGGGCTTCATTCACGACATCAAGCGCGTGCTCGCGAAGCTGCCGCCGCAGCGCCAGAACCTGCTGTTCTCGGCCACCTTCTCCGACGAGATCAAGGCGCTCGCCGACAGCCTGCTCGACTCGCCCGCGCTGATCGAGGTCGCACGCCGCAACACGACCGCCGAAAGCGTCGCGCAGAAGATCCACCCGGTCGACCGCGACCGCAAGCGCGAACTGCTCACGCACCTGATCCGCGAACACAACTGGTTCCAGGTGCTCGTGTTCACGCGCACGAAGCACGGCGCGAACCGGCTCGCCGAGCAGCTGACGAAGGACGGCATCAGCGCGATGGCGATCCACGGCAACAAGAGCCAGTCGGCCCGCACGCGCGCGCTGGCGGAGTTCAAGAACAGCACGCTGCAGGTGCTCGTCGCGACCGACATCGCCGCGCGCGGGATCGACATCGACCAGCTGCCGCACGTCGTCAATTTCGACCTGCCGAACGTGCCGGAAGACTACGTGCACCGGATCGGCCGCACGGGCCGCGCGGGCGCGACCGGCGAAGCCGTGTCGCTCGTGTGCGTCGACGAGAAGCAGCTGCTGCGCGACATCGAGCGGCTGATCAAGCGCGAGATTCCGCAGGAAGTGATCGCGGGCTTCGAACCCGATCCGAACGCGAAGCCGGAGCCGATCCAGCAGCGCCGCGGGCAGCAGCAGCCGCGCGGCGGTGGCGGCGGCGGTGGCAATCGCCAGCCGCGCGCAGGCGGCTCAGGCCAGCCGGCCGCGAAACGCGACGGCAATGCGCAACCGAAGGCGACCCAGCAGAAGGCCGCGAAGCCGCGCACGCAAGGGCAAGGCGGCGCCGGCGGCAACGGCGGGCGTCCGGCCGGTGGCGGCAACAGCGCACGCCCGGCGAACGGCAATGCCGCGCACGCGAACCGCAACCGCTCGTCGCGCAGCGGCCAGCGCGGTCACTGA
- a CDS encoding ferritin-like domain-containing protein — protein sequence MDTKTTHVMPWRIEDIDLNRIDRQRAAANEDLLLLLCASSFIESGSDLYTSNLSQFFNDDPEVSAWLNNAWEHEELQHGRALKAYIAHVWPEFDWDTAFANFFAEYSQTCKVEAFEKTRALEMVARCVVETGTATLYRAINECSDEPVLKEITDNIRTDEVRHYKHFFKFFKKYNQVEGNGRLAVLGALARRVMEIKNEDSEIALRHVFAVRYPDRVGDSQYNRERAARISTLVRRNLSADMCVKMLLKPLDLPAKIQPGVHYPLTKITRHVFLR from the coding sequence ATGGACACCAAAACGACGCATGTGATGCCGTGGCGAATCGAGGACATCGACCTGAACCGGATCGATCGTCAACGTGCCGCCGCGAACGAGGATCTGTTGCTGCTGCTGTGCGCGTCGTCGTTCATCGAAAGCGGCTCGGATCTCTACACGAGCAATCTGAGCCAGTTCTTCAACGACGATCCGGAAGTCTCCGCATGGCTCAACAATGCATGGGAGCACGAAGAATTGCAGCACGGGCGCGCGCTGAAGGCATACATCGCGCACGTGTGGCCGGAGTTCGACTGGGATACCGCGTTCGCGAACTTCTTCGCCGAGTATTCGCAGACCTGCAAGGTCGAGGCGTTCGAGAAGACCCGCGCGCTCGAGATGGTCGCGCGCTGCGTCGTCGAGACGGGCACGGCCACGCTCTATCGCGCGATCAACGAGTGCTCGGACGAGCCCGTGCTGAAGGAAATCACCGACAACATCCGCACCGACGAAGTGCGCCACTACAAGCACTTCTTCAAGTTCTTCAAGAAGTACAACCAGGTCGAAGGCAATGGCCGCCTTGCGGTGCTCGGCGCGCTGGCGCGCCGCGTGATGGAGATCAAGAACGAGGATTCGGAGATCGCGCTGCGCCACGTGTTCGCGGTGCGCTATCCGGATCGTGTCGGCGACAGCCAGTACAACCGCGAACGCGCCGCGCGCATCAGCACGCTCGTGCGGCGCAACCTGTCGGCCGACATGTGCGTGAAGATGCTGCTCAAGCCGCTCGACCTGCCCGCGAAGATCCAGCCGGGCGTTCACTATCCGCTCACGAAGATCACGCGGCACGTGTTCCTGCGCTGA
- a CDS encoding gamma-glutamyltransferase family protein has translation MTGFNWHNPYPTTRIPVFARNVVSTSHPLAAQAGLRMLWKGGNAVDAALAAAAAITVVEPVSCGLGGDAFALVWDGERLSGLNASGVAPAAWNVDYFRTRHGDAGNGIANKPTRGWDTVTVPGVIAGWEALHAKFGSLPFADLLEPAIEIAERGYAVPPIVAHKWAAAVPELKGLPGFADTFMPHGRAPQVGERVCLPGHAQTLRTLQKEGARAFYEGVLAERIAAFSREGGGALTAADLQAYRPEWVEPIGKRFGRHTIHEIPPNGQGIAALIALGIAGHAGVTEWPVDSVDSQHLQIEAMKLAFADVYRYVADPRAMEVTPEQMLDDAYLAERAKLIDPARATHFAAGRPHSGGTIYLSAADERGMMVSFIQSNYMGFGSGLVVPGTGIALQNRGHGFSMDPASPNVVAGGKRPFHTIIPAFVTEEVEGRTEAVMSFGVMGGDMQPQGHLQTVVRMLGYGQQPQAACDAPRWKVNRDFTLDVEATMHRATVDGLAARGHTIKSIDDPYMDFGSGQFIWRLDRDDRERGYVAASDSRRDGLAAGF, from the coding sequence ATGACTGGCTTCAACTGGCACAACCCGTATCCGACGACCCGCATCCCGGTGTTCGCGCGCAACGTCGTGTCGACGTCGCACCCGCTCGCCGCGCAGGCGGGGCTGCGGATGCTGTGGAAGGGCGGTAACGCGGTCGACGCGGCGCTGGCCGCCGCGGCCGCGATCACGGTCGTCGAGCCCGTGTCGTGCGGGCTCGGCGGCGACGCGTTCGCGCTCGTGTGGGACGGCGAGCGGCTGTCCGGGCTGAACGCGTCGGGCGTCGCGCCGGCCGCATGGAACGTCGACTATTTCCGCACGCGCCACGGCGACGCGGGTAACGGCATCGCGAACAAGCCGACGCGCGGCTGGGACACCGTCACCGTGCCGGGCGTGATCGCGGGTTGGGAAGCGCTGCATGCGAAGTTCGGTTCGCTGCCGTTCGCGGACCTGCTCGAACCGGCGATCGAGATCGCGGAGCGCGGCTATGCGGTGCCGCCGATCGTCGCGCACAAGTGGGCGGCCGCGGTGCCGGAACTCAAGGGGTTGCCGGGTTTCGCGGACACCTTCATGCCGCATGGCCGCGCACCGCAGGTGGGCGAGCGCGTGTGCCTGCCGGGCCATGCGCAGACGTTGCGCACGCTGCAGAAGGAAGGTGCGCGCGCGTTCTACGAGGGGGTGCTCGCCGAGCGCATCGCCGCGTTCTCCCGCGAAGGCGGTGGCGCGCTGACCGCAGCCGACCTGCAGGCTTACCGGCCCGAATGGGTCGAGCCGATCGGCAAGCGCTTCGGCCGTCACACGATCCACGAGATTCCGCCGAATGGGCAGGGCATCGCCGCGCTGATCGCGCTCGGGATCGCCGGGCATGCGGGCGTGACCGAGTGGCCAGTCGATTCGGTCGACTCGCAGCATCTGCAGATCGAGGCGATGAAGCTCGCGTTCGCCGATGTCTATCGCTACGTCGCCGATCCGCGCGCGATGGAAGTCACGCCCGAGCAGATGCTCGACGACGCGTATCTCGCCGAGCGCGCGAAACTGATCGACCCCGCGCGCGCGACGCACTTCGCCGCTGGCCGGCCGCATTCGGGCGGCACGATCTACCTGTCGGCGGCCGACGAGCGCGGGATGATGGTGAGCTTCATTCAGTCGAACTACATGGGCTTCGGCTCGGGGCTCGTCGTGCCCGGCACCGGCATCGCGCTGCAGAATCGCGGGCACGGCTTCTCGATGGACCCGGCTTCGCCGAACGTCGTCGCGGGCGGCAAGCGGCCGTTCCACACGATCATCCCGGCGTTCGTCACCGAGGAGGTCGAAGGCCGGACCGAGGCCGTGATGAGCTTCGGCGTGATGGGCGGCGACATGCAGCCGCAAGGACACCTGCAGACCGTCGTGCGGATGCTCGGCTACGGGCAGCAACCGCAGGCGGCCTGCGATGCGCCGCGCTGGAAGGTCAACCGCGACTTCACGCTCGACGTCGAGGCAACGATGCATCGCGCGACCGTCGATGGGCTGGCCGCACGCGGCCATACGATCAAGTCGATCGACGATCCTTACATGGATTTCGGTTCGGGGCAGTTCATCTGGCGTCTCGATCGCGACGATCGCGAGCGCGGCTACGTGGCCGCGAGCGACAGCCGGCGCGACGGTCTGGCGGCTGGTTTCTGA
- a CDS encoding DeoR/GlpR family DNA-binding transcription regulator, which translates to MTRDPRLTLNARQQELLEWVQRDGFVTVDDLAAHFAVTPQTIRRDVNWLADLNLLRRYHGGASLPTSSENVSYTARQRMFHDEKRRIAALAASHIPDQASLFINLGTTTEEVARALNRHHGLHVITNNLNVASMMSGYPDCEVLITGGIVRPWDKGIVGELAIDFIRQFKVDYAIIGTSAIEADGTLRDFDTREVRVAEAIMQHARTVYLVTDHSKVGRPALVRQGHLSQVHALFTDKPLPPEMADTVAAAGTQVYVAE; encoded by the coding sequence ATGACCCGAGATCCCCGCCTCACCCTCAACGCGCGCCAGCAGGAATTGCTCGAATGGGTGCAGCGCGACGGCTTCGTGACCGTCGACGATCTCGCCGCGCACTTCGCGGTGACGCCGCAGACGATCCGCCGCGACGTGAACTGGCTGGCGGACCTGAACCTGCTGCGCCGCTACCACGGCGGCGCGAGCCTGCCGACCAGCTCGGAGAACGTGTCGTACACCGCTCGCCAGCGGATGTTCCACGACGAGAAGCGGCGCATCGCGGCGCTCGCGGCGTCGCACATTCCCGATCAGGCGTCGCTGTTCATCAACCTCGGCACGACCACCGAGGAAGTCGCACGCGCGCTGAACCGCCACCACGGGCTGCACGTGATCACGAACAACCTGAACGTCGCGTCGATGATGAGCGGCTACCCCGACTGCGAGGTGCTGATCACGGGCGGCATCGTGCGGCCGTGGGACAAGGGGATCGTCGGCGAACTCGCGATCGACTTCATCCGCCAGTTCAAGGTCGACTACGCGATCATCGGCACGTCGGCGATCGAGGCCGACGGCACGCTGCGCGACTTCGACACACGCGAGGTGCGCGTGGCCGAGGCGATCATGCAGCATGCGCGCACCGTCTATCTCGTGACCGACCATTCGAAGGTCGGCCGTCCCGCGCTGGTGCGCCAAGGCCACCTGAGCCAGGTGCACGCGCTCTTCACCGACAAGCCGCTGCCGCCCGAGATGGCCGACACCGTCGCGGCCGCCGGCACCCAGGTGTACGTCGCCGAGTGA